A portion of the Pseudomonas protegens CHA0 genome contains these proteins:
- a CDS encoding TDT family transporter — protein sequence MTCPNSVKSGHRPLSHLPHPLEAIRQFTPNWFAATMGTGVLALALAQWPAEVPGLHQVAEGFWWLTIALFLLFTAMYTARWVLFFDEARRIFGHSTVSMFFGTIPMGLATIINGLLVFGMPRWGDGVVEVAQLLWWLDVAMSLACGILIPYMMFTRQEHSIDQMTAVWLLPVVAAEVAAASGGLLAPHLLDAHGQLVMLSTSYVLWAFSLPVAFSILTILLLRMALHKLPHESMAASSWLALGPIGTGALGMLVLGADAPAIFAANGLPGVGEIAAGLGLVAGLTLWGFGLWWMLMAVLITRRYLREGIPFNLGWWGFTFPLGVYSLATLKLGSTLHLGFFSVFGAVLVAALAVMWLIVAKRTVQGAYKGELFVSPCIAGLRK from the coding sequence ATGACATGCCCCAATAGCGTTAAAAGCGGCCACCGGCCATTGAGCCATCTGCCGCATCCCCTCGAAGCCATTCGCCAATTCACCCCCAACTGGTTCGCCGCCACTATGGGCACCGGGGTTCTGGCCTTGGCGCTGGCCCAGTGGCCGGCCGAGGTTCCCGGCTTGCACCAGGTGGCAGAGGGTTTCTGGTGGCTGACCATCGCCCTGTTCCTGTTGTTTACCGCGATGTATACCGCGCGCTGGGTACTGTTCTTCGACGAGGCGCGGCGGATTTTCGGGCACTCCACGGTCTCGATGTTCTTCGGCACCATCCCCATGGGCCTGGCGACCATCATCAATGGCTTGCTGGTGTTCGGCATGCCTCGCTGGGGCGATGGTGTGGTGGAGGTGGCGCAACTGCTGTGGTGGCTGGATGTGGCCATGTCCCTGGCCTGCGGGATCCTGATTCCCTACATGATGTTCACCCGCCAGGAACACAGCATCGACCAGATGACCGCGGTCTGGCTGCTGCCGGTGGTGGCGGCCGAAGTGGCGGCGGCCAGTGGCGGCCTGCTTGCGCCTCATCTGCTGGATGCCCACGGACAGTTGGTAATGCTCAGCACCAGCTACGTGCTGTGGGCCTTTTCGCTGCCGGTGGCGTTCAGCATCCTGACCATCTTGCTGTTGCGCATGGCGCTGCACAAACTGCCCCATGAAAGCATGGCAGCGTCGAGCTGGCTGGCCCTGGGGCCAATCGGCACCGGTGCCCTGGGCATGCTAGTGCTGGGCGCCGATGCACCGGCGATCTTCGCCGCCAATGGCTTGCCCGGCGTCGGTGAGATTGCCGCCGGCCTGGGCCTGGTGGCGGGGCTCACACTGTGGGGGTTCGGTCTGTGGTGGATGTTGATGGCGGTGCTCATCACCCGCCGTTACCTGCGCGAAGGCATACCCTTCAATCTTGGCTGGTGGGGCTTTACCTTTCCTCTGGGCGTGTATTCGCTGGCCACCCTTAAACTGGGCAGCACCTTGCACCTGGGGTTTTTCAGTGTGTTTGGCGCGGTACTGGTAGCGGCGCTGGCGGTAATGTGGCTGATCGTGGCCAAGCGCACGGTTCAGGGGGCTTATAAAGGAGAGCTGTTTGTCTCGCCGTGCATTGCGGGGTTACGGAAATAA
- a CDS encoding TetR/AcrR family transcriptional regulator, whose amino-acid sequence MAIKEGLRPGGRSARVQESIHTAVRELLEEQDRSSLTVPQIAARAGVTPSTIYRRWGDLSALLADVALERMRPDSEPANTGSLRGDLRAWAEQYLDEMSSEPGRNMMRDVQCSATPGYCVTILSGQLQCILERYQGHTEHLPDIDRLLNLLVAPTVFRILFSATPLPVQELHELIEIALQP is encoded by the coding sequence ATGGCTATCAAAGAAGGTTTGCGCCCAGGCGGCCGTAGCGCCCGGGTCCAGGAATCCATTCACACCGCGGTCCGCGAGCTCCTTGAAGAGCAGGATCGCTCGTCCCTCACCGTGCCGCAGATCGCCGCCCGAGCAGGCGTCACTCCGTCGACCATCTACCGGCGCTGGGGCGACCTGTCGGCCCTGCTGGCCGATGTCGCCCTGGAACGAATGCGCCCGGACAGCGAACCGGCCAATACCGGCAGCCTGCGCGGCGACCTGCGGGCCTGGGCCGAACAGTATCTGGACGAAATGAGCTCGGAGCCCGGGCGCAACATGATGCGCGATGTGCAATGCAGCGCGACCCCGGGCTATTGCGTGACCATCCTCAGCGGGCAGTTGCAGTGCATCCTCGAGCGCTATCAGGGCCACACGGAACACCTGCCGGACATCGACCGCCTGCTGAACCTGCTGGTAGCACCGACAGTGTTTCGCATCCTGTTCTCCGCCACGCCACTGCCGGTTCAGGAACTCCATGAACTGATCGAGATCGCTCTGCAGCCGTAG
- a CDS encoding MFS transporter, giving the protein MSGAIDTCVSNRRSLVFLAITLLSFLAASSVPTPLYHLYQENLHFSPAVLTLIFGVYAMSLLAALLTVGSLSDHLGRRPVIFVALLLNILAMLLFINESGVQWLIAARVMQGFATGMATSVLGAALLDTDRQQGPLVNSVAPLLGMACGAMGASLLVEFAPWPLQLSYWLLLGVFVLQAGYVWRLPESVSPQPGAWASLKPTLHVPMQARRALWLALPVDVAVWAVGGFYLSLAPSLVRAATGSTSNLIGGGLVAVLTLSGALMIYSLRQHPADRVLRLGAGMLAAGVMLILAAVHSASLLLFFFGTLVLGSGFGAGFLGALRSVVPLALPHERAGLMSAFYVLSYLAFCLPALLAGNLTRSFGLIATTDGYGAVLVLLSLGALLALIRQRPVAACGASGL; this is encoded by the coding sequence ATGTCTGGTGCTATCGACACTTGCGTGTCCAACCGTCGCAGTCTGGTGTTTCTGGCTATTACCCTGTTGAGTTTTCTGGCTGCCTCCAGCGTACCGACCCCGCTGTACCACCTGTATCAGGAAAACCTGCACTTTTCCCCGGCGGTGCTGACCCTGATATTCGGGGTCTACGCGATGAGCCTGCTGGCGGCTCTGCTGACCGTAGGGTCGCTGTCGGATCACCTGGGGCGGCGACCGGTGATTTTTGTCGCCTTACTGCTCAATATCCTGGCGATGTTGCTGTTCATCAATGAAAGCGGAGTGCAGTGGCTGATTGCCGCGCGGGTGATGCAAGGCTTTGCCACCGGCATGGCCACCAGTGTGCTGGGGGCGGCCCTGCTGGATACCGATCGCCAGCAGGGGCCGTTGGTCAATAGCGTTGCGCCGCTATTGGGCATGGCCTGTGGAGCCATGGGGGCCAGCCTGTTGGTGGAGTTTGCGCCCTGGCCGCTGCAATTGAGCTACTGGCTGCTGCTCGGGGTGTTCGTGCTCCAGGCCGGGTATGTCTGGCGCTTGCCGGAAAGTGTCAGCCCGCAACCCGGTGCCTGGGCGTCGCTGAAACCCACGCTGCATGTGCCGATGCAAGCGCGGCGCGCGTTATGGCTGGCCTTGCCGGTGGACGTGGCGGTGTGGGCGGTGGGCGGCTTTTATCTGTCGCTGGCGCCTTCGCTGGTCCGTGCGGCGACCGGCTCTACCTCGAACCTGATCGGCGGTGGCCTGGTGGCGGTGCTGACACTCAGCGGCGCACTGATGATCTATTCCCTGCGTCAGCATCCTGCAGACAGGGTGCTGCGCCTGGGCGCCGGGATGCTGGCGGCGGGAGTGATGCTGATCCTTGCTGCGGTGCATAGCGCCAGCCTGCTGTTGTTCTTCTTTGGCACCTTGGTGCTGGGCAGCGGCTTTGGCGCCGGTTTTCTCGGTGCGCTGCGCAGTGTGGTACCACTGGCCCTGCCTCATGAGCGTGCGGGCCTGATGTCAGCGTTTTATGTGCTGAGCTACCTGGCCTTTTGCCTGCCGGCGTTGTTGGCTGGCAACCTGACCCGCAGCTTCGGCCTGATCGCTACTACTGACGGCTATGGTGCGGTACTGGTTCTCTTGTCCCTCGGGGCGCTGCTGGCCCTGATACGCCAGCGCCCGGTGGCGGCGTGTGGGGCGTCGGGGCTTTGA